The following are encoded together in the Streptomyces sp. NBC_01465 genome:
- a CDS encoding DUF6801 domain-containing protein: MRLASIAAATLLAGLLSGPGSSADEGHDGVTIPFDCALPTGTKPVSVVVTTALQAAGSVGQPISAGTVKVDVGLPQAELEGLVPAGTTTLASTAALAVKVTQNGQSADAQWANLEAPGTPLPADGTLHLVHEGEVPTVTVNAPGDVVLTAGALTMNLLPTADGGQEDAAKPLSVTCRPGADQSGKLATIQVAGDAGADPTKSPGSGQAGDGGEKNRDGIAVEPQDDPVDPPRSCPADLPLPEGELDTSHAPQAAMPPGADEPKVSAAPNGGSLGCAYAVGYANVTKLNGAMIINDPSKKPAMMSVAAVKQTSQRSRPPFAKGGYYQRIDSLGKLVLPDAESTFLTFGFEPVTAKVHFENGPVTISTGTVGFKPDPVEKFATAFFTQTLRVYDVKVNGVPLDVGPNCRSSKPFPVVLSGLFPKYANVFLGGPMEGTVDIPGFSGCGTGGEDLDPLFTASLSGPGNLISVVQGNTCVPTEPSTECPGRLPELPHN; encoded by the coding sequence ATGCGGCTCGCTTCCATCGCGGCCGCGACTCTTCTCGCCGGACTGCTCTCCGGTCCCGGATCATCCGCGGACGAGGGGCACGACGGGGTGACGATTCCGTTCGACTGCGCACTGCCGACGGGGACCAAGCCGGTGAGCGTCGTGGTCACCACGGCGCTCCAGGCGGCGGGGAGTGTGGGTCAGCCGATTTCAGCGGGCACCGTGAAGGTCGACGTAGGACTGCCGCAGGCCGAGCTGGAGGGCCTGGTCCCGGCCGGGACCACCACGCTGGCGAGTACGGCGGCACTGGCCGTCAAGGTGACGCAGAACGGTCAGTCGGCGGACGCCCAGTGGGCCAACCTCGAAGCCCCCGGCACGCCGCTGCCCGCGGACGGCACGCTTCATCTTGTCCACGAGGGTGAGGTCCCCACGGTGACGGTGAATGCGCCGGGCGATGTGGTGCTCACCGCCGGTGCGTTGACGATGAATCTGCTTCCTACGGCGGACGGTGGCCAGGAGGACGCCGCGAAACCCTTGTCGGTGACGTGCCGACCGGGAGCCGACCAGAGCGGGAAGCTCGCAACGATTCAGGTCGCCGGCGACGCCGGCGCCGATCCGACGAAGTCGCCGGGGTCAGGACAGGCGGGCGACGGGGGCGAGAAGAACCGAGACGGTATCGCGGTGGAGCCGCAGGACGACCCGGTCGATCCTCCGAGATCCTGCCCGGCAGATCTCCCGCTTCCGGAGGGGGAGTTGGACACCAGTCATGCACCGCAGGCGGCGATGCCACCGGGTGCCGACGAGCCGAAGGTCTCCGCTGCTCCCAACGGAGGGTCACTCGGGTGTGCGTACGCGGTCGGGTACGCCAACGTGACGAAGCTCAACGGCGCGATGATCATCAACGATCCGAGCAAGAAGCCCGCCATGATGTCGGTCGCAGCGGTCAAGCAGACGTCGCAGCGCAGTCGGCCGCCCTTCGCCAAGGGCGGCTACTACCAGCGCATCGACTCGCTCGGGAAACTGGTGCTCCCGGACGCCGAGTCCACCTTCCTGACCTTCGGCTTCGAGCCGGTCACGGCGAAGGTGCACTTCGAGAACGGGCCCGTGACCATTTCCACCGGGACGGTGGGATTCAAGCCGGATCCGGTGGAGAAGTTCGCCACCGCATTCTTCACACAGACCCTGCGTGTGTACGACGTGAAGGTCAACGGAGTTCCGCTCGACGTGGGACCGAACTGCCGGTCGAGCAAGCCATTTCCGGTGGTCCTCTCGGGCCTCTTCCCGAAGTACGCGAATGTCTTCCTCGGCGGCCCGATGGAGGGGACCGTCGACATTCCCGGATTCTCCGGATGTGGAACCGGCGGTGAGGACCTGGATCCGCTGTTCACCGCTTCGCTGTCCGGACCTGGAAACCTGATTTCGGTTGTCCAGGGAAATACCTGTGTGCCGACGGAACCGTCGACCGAATGCCCCGGAAGGCTGCCGGAGCTTCCTCACAACTAA
- a CDS encoding DUF397 domain-containing protein gives MPEFEFVKSSYSTAGGECVEVARNIPGTVAVRDSKDPEGPILRLAPASWGAFSRHIGCGS, from the coding sequence GTGCCCGAGTTCGAGTTCGTAAAGTCCAGCTACAGCACTGCCGGCGGCGAGTGCGTCGAGGTCGCCCGCAACATCCCCGGCACGGTCGCCGTACGGGACTCCAAGGACCCGGAGGGTCCGATACTCCGCCTGGCCCCGGCCAGTTGGGGCGCCTTCAGCCGCCACATCGGGTGCGGATCCTGA